A single window of Microplitis demolitor isolate Queensland-Clemson2020A chromosome 7, iyMicDemo2.1a, whole genome shotgun sequence DNA harbors:
- the LOC103574017 gene encoding uncharacterized protein LOC103574017, which translates to MYRVFLLTWVAITAAQNPYNLDTRSVSFPGKPTYGPLYSPGIGSSSGGYRDDSYEDNVVTPTPSPTPLYRPAQQPSYRKPNQGSISVLSGPRQGQIRGASYGVQNPQLEEEPLEEEKDEPDRLSLLLPQSKFDCVNKQTGYYADEELNCEVFHYCQDNAKHSWICPEGFTFHQVHLICMPPNGDISCKKSSQYHFVNEYLYKPLNLQEAESKPNVTLRYSERYFPGDIFTDEREGEEYQQTPSPRRTLHNSQLYLNQPSQVLNSIPATARPSPTPQGIPQYRLPVNQVFRSPEEVNIPLQQRRPQQQQQQQQILRRFPQVRPDEEDYEK; encoded by the exons ATGTATCGTGTGTTTTTGCTGACATGGGTTGCAATAACCGCAGCCCAGAACCCATACAATTTAGACACAAGGTCGGTTTCATTCCCCGGGAAACCAACTTACGGGCCTTTGTATAGTCCTGGCATTGGATCATCTTCTGGTGGTTACAGAGATGACAGTTACGAGGATAATGTCGTTACACCTACACCGTCACCTACTCCTCTCTATCGGCCGGCTCAACAACCG AGTTACCGTAAACCAAATCAAGGCTCAATAAGTGTCCTCAGTGGACCACGTCAAGGTCAAATTCGTGGTGCGTCTTATGGTGTACAGAATCCCCAGCTAGAAGAGGAACCActtgaagaagaaaaagatgaACCAGATCGTCTAAGTTTACTTTTACCTCAAAGTAAATTCGATTGTGTTAATAAACAAACTGGTTATTATGCTGACGAGGAACTTAATTGCGAAGTATTCCATTACTGTCAAGACAATGCTAAGCACTCTTGGATTTGTCCAGAAGGTTTTACTTTCCATCAG gTTCATTTGATTTGTATGCCACCAAATGGAGATATCAGCTGTAAAAAGAGTTCTCAGTATCATTTTGTCAACGAATATCTTTACAAACCATTGAATCTACAAGAAGCTGAATCAAAGCCAAACGTAACATTGAGATACAGCGAACGTTACTTCCCAGGTGACATTTTCACCGATGAACGTGAAGGCGAAGAATATCAACAGACTCCTAGTCCAAGACGGACACTTCACAACTCCCAATTATATTTGAACCAACCATCACAGGTATTGAATAGCATTCCCGCAACAGCACGTCCATCACCGACACCACAAGGTATTCCACAGTACCGTTTACCAGTTAACCAAGTTTTCCGTAGTCCCGAAGAAGTTAATATTCCTTTGCAACAACGACGAcctcaacaacaacaacagcaacaacaaatACTCAGAAGGTTTCCTCAAGTACGACCTGACGAAGAAgactatgaaaaataa